The following are from one region of the Oreochromis aureus strain Israel breed Guangdong linkage group 1, ZZ_aureus, whole genome shotgun sequence genome:
- the LOC116323975 gene encoding kinesin-like protein KIF23, protein MDSRGQFHKTTLKQALYIPSYPQDIFSVKAATSNRATVIFKQGKDTLRHKEGTKFPIYEYNRLYYLQTVNTEGVLPLGSEDEECCVEMISSTTIQLHAPDGLKANRNGEYKETQYSFKKVFGINTTQLELFEDVAKPLVEDLIHCKNGKSLDMCNVYFEDLPKDYC, encoded by the exons ATGGACAGCAGGGGGCAGTTCCACAAAACAACCTTGAAACAGGCACTGTACATCCCCTCATACCCACAAGACATCTTCTCTGTGAAAGCAGCTACCTCCAATAGAGCAACTGTGATCTTCAAGCAAGGAAAAGACACCCTGCGACACAAAGAAGGCACAAAGTTCCCAATATATGAATACAACAGACTGTACTACCTGCAAACAGTAAACACTGAAG GTGTACTGCCCCTTGGATCAGAGGATGAGGAATGCTGTGTTGAGATGATCAGCAGCACCACCATTCAGCTGCATGCTCCTGATGGCCTTAAAGCTAACCGAAATGGGGAATACAAGGAG ACACAGTACTCCTTTAAGAAAGTATTCGGTATTAACACCACTCAGTTGGAGTTGTTTGAGGATGTTGCCAAGCCGCTGGTAGAGGATCTAATTCACTGTAAAAATGGTAAGTCACTTGACATGTGTAATGTGTACTTTGAAGACTTGCCAAAAGATTACTGCTAG